The Rhizobium viscosum genomic sequence CCTCACATACGGTTTAGGAGAACCATGCACGACGATAGTTGTCGCCGCAAAGCACAGGTCTCAGAGGCCAAGCCTAAACCGCGATTGCGCACCGTTAAGTGCGAATCGGCTCTGAAATACATCAATGAAAACAGTCGGCGCCATCGTCGTATTTACGTTTTTCTGTAAATACGACGACAGGCCTTAGAACTTTGAGCGCCCACGTCGAGATTGATGGTCGTCTTCATCCGACTTGTAGACCAGGAACAAGCGATCCGCCCTTCCCTGCTCGTCACGCGATACCTTCCGCGTGATCACTTTGCTGCGGAACGCCGCATCGACGATTTCGGCTTCGGCCATCCCGAGCTGCGCCACCAGGTGTAGGACAGTGCGCTGACCACCGTCGTCGCCCATACCACGTTCGTCCTTCAGATACGCTTCTAGCCGCCGGCGCCGGCAGTAACGTGTCAGCTGGTAAGTGCAGAACGCCCAGACCGCCACCACGGCCGTCAGGATCGAGGCTGCGTTGGCAATCAGATCGAGGGTTTCATTCATGGCGAGTGTCCGTAAAATCGCAAATACAGAAAATCGTGTTTACGCTTTCGGCTTGATCGGGTCTTCGGCCGATTGCACGCATTTCGCTGCAACGAACTTCGCCCCGGGGCTATGGGTCAGAATTCCCTGCATCAGCGTCGGGCCGGCTGACGGCAGAGCGCCCTCACAGTCCGCAAGCGTCATGTCGGGCACGGATGGGTTATCGAAAGCCATCTGGGCCGGCCGGCCGCTGGCGTCAGTAAAATCGACCACGATCCAGACCTTGTCGGATTTACCCGAACAGGCCGCCAGCAAGGCCGCCACTAGAATGGCGCCGCAATTGTATGACTTCATGCGATGGAATCCCCCCTGAGATTGCCATTCCAGCAGAGACCGCTGACCGTGGCAAGACGGTAGGCAGCGGTTGCGATTTTCCGTAAAATCGCAAATGTGGCTTCATGGCGAAGATGCAAAGGGAAGTGTCGTGTCGTCCACTTGCCGAAATGGTTCTCCCTGATTTTGGCGAAGGCTCTCACAACTTCGCGCGAATCGCATCCAGTGCAAGCGAAATAATGGTTGCGTTGCGACGGGCGTCATATGCGATGCGCATTTCGCTTTTCGTGCGCAACAATCAGCTTCTTCGATTTCACCTTACGCCTGACGTTTACAGCGGCAGCGCTGATACTGGTAGAGATATGCGAAGCATAGTATTTCTCAATCATCTCCACGCTGGTCCGACAATTTTTAGCCACCTGATAGATGTCCGCGCCCTCCATGAGTCGGAGGCAAATGTAGGTGTGGCGAAGGCTGTAGGCCGTGCGGCGATTGCCCTCTCGGTCGAATTTGAGCCCTTCCTCCTCCAAGATGTTGTTGAACATCTCGACATGGTTGTCCTCGAAAATGAGCGCATCCGGTTTGGGAAGATTGCGCTTAAGCAGCCGTTCAAAAGGAATGACGGCACTCGGCATACTTTTGCAATACCCCACGCCACGCTTGCCGCGCACCTGGATGAGAAGGATCGTATCACCCGTTTCTTCATCCTCGACGATCTCAACATCCCGGTATTGAAGCCTCTTGGCCTCATCAGGCCTAAGGCCCGTATTCGCCATGAATAGAACGTAGTCGTGCAGTTGCTGCGCATTCCATTGGAAGCGTTTGTCACGGTGCTTTTCAGCGCGATTGCGGGTTGCTGTGTACAGCCGCTTGTACTCTTCAGCAGAGAACCATGCCCGGTGGGAGATCTTTGACGATGAGTTATAAGGTGTCGAGAGATCTGGAAGGTGCGTCAGCCAGCCGTGGCGAATTGCGGTCTTGAGGACCTGGCGGAGGGTGACAATCTCCTGATGAAGAGTGCTTCTTGCGGGCAGCTTCTTTTGGGGCTTTCCATCCGGCTCGTTGGCTGGGACTTTCTCGGGTGCAGAGTTGTAGCGCATCACACGGAACTCCTGCACTTTACCCGCCGTCACCTCCGAAAGGCCTAGATCCCCGAAGAACGGCAGAAGGTAGAGGCGAAGGCGCCGCTCATTGTGCGAAACATAGACGCGGCTACGCGTGCCGCTGGTTACGACGTCATATTCCTCAAGATAGCGCTTGGCGGCATCCTTGAAGGTCTTTTCGTCTTTGAGACCGCCACCCTTTTCCTTGGCCTTCATCCGGAAGAACCAGTCTTCCGCGAATTCCTTGGCGAGAGCCAGGCTTTCCTCGCCGGTACTCGTCCGCCAGTTCTTGCCGTTGATGCGGGTCGAGCACTGCCACTTCTTACTGTTCTCGCGGCGATAGACGAGAACCTTACCTCCCAAAATCTCGTGACTGGCCATCCCTCAAATCCACCCTTTGCGTTCCGAAATCGGCAGGATCAGACTGTGTATGGAGTGTGTACGCGATAAACATGGAGAAATTGTGGTGCGCTGATTTTTAAGTTATTGATCTTATTTATTTTTATTTTCTACTATGAACCCGTATAGCCTAAGGCCGAGGGATTTTAAGTCT encodes the following:
- a CDS encoding tyrosine-type recombinase/integrase, which encodes MASHEILGGKVLVYRRENSKKWQCSTRINGKNWRTSTGEESLALAKEFAEDWFFRMKAKEKGGGLKDEKTFKDAAKRYLEEYDVVTSGTRSRVYVSHNERRLRLYLLPFFGDLGLSEVTAGKVQEFRVMRYNSAPEKVPANEPDGKPQKKLPARSTLHQEIVTLRQVLKTAIRHGWLTHLPDLSTPYNSSSKISHRAWFSAEEYKRLYTATRNRAEKHRDKRFQWNAQQLHDYVLFMANTGLRPDEAKRLQYRDVEIVEDEETGDTILLIQVRGKRGVGYCKSMPSAVIPFERLLKRNLPKPDALIFEDNHVEMFNNILEEEGLKFDREGNRRTAYSLRHTYICLRLMEGADIYQVAKNCRTSVEMIEKYYASHISTSISAAAVNVRRKVKSKKLIVAHEKRNAHRI